AGGCCGCCGGGACCCTGGGGGACGACGCGGCCTTCCGGGGCAGGCTGGAAACCGCGCTGGACCAGCTCGACCCCGGTCTGCGGACCGGTTCCTGGGGCCAGCTCCAGGAGTGGAAGACCGACCGGGACGACCCGGCCGACGACCACCGCCACGTCTCCCACCTCTTCGGCCTCCACCCCGGACGGCAGATCGAGGCCGGGAGCCGGTGGGCCGAGGCGGCCAAGGTCTCCCTCGGCGCCCGAGGCGACGGCGGCACCGGCTGGTCCAAGGCCTGGAAGATCAACTTCTGGGCGCGGCTGCGGGACGGCGACCACGCGCACAAGATGCTCTCCGAGCAGCTGAAGAGCTCCACCCTGCCCAACCTCTGGGACACCCACCCGCCCTTCCAGATCGACGGGAACTTCGGTGCCGCGTCCGGCGTCGCGGAGATGCTGCTGCAGAGCCAGCACGACACCGTCGAGATCCTCCCGGCGCTCCCGGCCTCCTGGCCGCAGGGGTCGGTGCGCGGCCTGCGCGCCCGGGGCGGATTCACCGTCGACATCGAATGGTCCTCGGGCACGGCCCGCCGCGTGGTCGTCACGGCGAGCCGGACCCGCGACGTCACCGTCGCCGGCACCCTGTTCCCGGGCGGCTCGAAGACCTTCCGGGCACTCGCGGGACAGAGCTACACACTGACCCCCGAGAGCTGACCGAACAGCGAGGAGATCCGGGTGGAGGAAGTGCCCGGCCCCGTGGGACCGCTCAGGTGCCACGGGGCCGCCGTGCCCCGCCGCAGATCCTCCTCGCGGTAGCGCCGGCAGCCCCGGTGCCAGATCAGGATCCCCGCGATCCAGTGCTTCAGCTCCAGCACGTAGCCCGCCAGGATCTCGCGCGCCTCGTCATCCAGCCCGAAGTCGGCGTACAGCACCGGCAGTTCGTGCTCGGCGACATGCAGGAACTGCCGCAGCCGCGACTTCATCAGGTCGTACACGAGCCGCATCCCGGTCGGATAGTCCACCCCGAAGAAGTTCTGCACCACCAGGACGCCGTTGTGCACCTCGCCCTCGTACTCGATCTCCTTCTGGTACGAGAACAGGTCGTTGAGCAGCGCGGCGTAGTCCGCCGCCGCGTTCTCCAGGGAACGCAGCGGGCCGCTGTCGTAGATCTCCGGCGGAACCTTCCTGCCGTGCCCCAGCCGGCACAGACTCATCGTCAGATCCGAACCGAAGGTCATGCGCCGCATCTCGACGTAGTCCACCGGATCGGGGATCCGGTTCTGCGCCTGGTTCGCCAGCTCCCACACCCAGCTCGCCGTCATGTCCTCGATGCAGGTACGGAAGGCGCGCCGGCCGCTCTGGTCCATCGGCGCCGCCGTGCGCTCCCACAGGTCGCCCAGCCCGCGCTCCAGCGCGTTGACCGGCTCGGGCGCGGGCGTCCCGTCCAGCGGCATGAACCGGGACAGCCGCGCGTTGGCCACCTTCGCCCCCGCCAGGTCACGGGCCCGTCCGTGCACCACCGGGAACCAGTCGTCGCCGTAGGTCCCCCAGGCCAGCCACTGGGAGGACAGGTCGAGTTCGTCAGGGGTGGCGTCGGGGTGGATGCCCGCCGCGCACAGCGGCAGATCGATCGCCAGCAGCCGTTCCTCGTCCCAGATGTGCGAGCCGGGCACCCCGGGCTGCGACTCCAGGATGCCCATCCGCGACGACCAGTCGACGAGCCGCAGCCGGGCCCCGCCCAGATGCGGACTGAGCGTCGTGCCGAACGGCAGGTCGAAATCGGGCAGCAGGGACGGGCCGACATGCTGGTAGGGCAGATACGTGTGACTGCGCAGCCTGGCCGACTCCGACCGGGGAGTGAACCGGATCGAGGCGGCCGCCATCCCGAAGCCCGGCGTCGCCTGCTCGGCCCCTCCGCCGTTCATGTAGCGACTGGAGCGCATGTGCCACTCGTGGCCGCCGGACTGCCAGTCCTGGAGGCCCTTGACGTACGCCAGGACTGCCGCGGTCTGCGCCGGATCGAGCGCGCTCTCGGAGCAGAGCGGACCGAGTTCGGTCAGGGCGGTGTTCTCGAACTGCTGGAGCCGCGACGTCAGCAGATCGTTCACCGACTCGGCGGCCTCCTGCGTCGAGCAGCCCAGGAAGTGCTCGAGGACCAGCACGCCGTTGCTGTTCTCGCCCTCGTCCTCGACCTCGCGCTGGTACGAGAAGAGGTCGTTGCGCAGGTGGACGGCGTCGGAGAAGGCGTCGCGCAGCACCCGCAGCGCCCGTTCACCGGCCACCGCGTCGGGCACCTCGGCGCCGGCCGCGTACTCCACCAGCCCCGCCGACCACGGCGCCCCGCCCACCTTGCGGCGCATCTCGATGTACTCGACGGGGTTCGCGATGCGGCCCTCGTTGATGTTCGCGAGCTCCCACAGCGACTCGTTGAGCAGGTTCCTCGTCGACTCGGCGAACCGCGCCCGCCAGCCGTCGGACATCGCCGGCACGGTCCGTGCCCACAGATCGGCCAGTCCCGCCTCCACCGGGTTCTCCGGCTCGGGCGTCGGCGCACCGCGCTCCATCGGCATGAAGGCGGGCAGCCGGTCCAGATACCGTTTGCCGCCCGCCCGGTCCGGGGTGCGTTTGAACAGCTCCAGGAAGTGGTCGTCGAAGAAGAAGACCCACACGTACCAGTCGGTCACCAGCGACAGGGCCTCGGCCGGGCAGTCGGGGTGGGTGTACGCGCACAGCAGCGCGTAGTCGTGGGAATCGAGGTCCTTCTCCTCCCAGATGCCCGACCCCTCCAGCATTCCTATGGCGCGTGCCCACCCCTTGGTGTGCTGTCGGGCCTCCTCGACATGAGGATTGAGCCGCGCCGGATACGGAACGTAGAAGTCCGGCAGGGTGAAGGGCTGAGCCATGTGCGTACGGCCTTTCCGAGAGTCTCCGCGTGGGCGTCACGCGGTTCGTCGTGTCCGCGCGAGCACTACCCCTCGGCCGTTCGGGGCACGCACCGGCTCGATTAGTCACATAAATTGTGGCGTCGCCAGAAACCCGCGTCCCATCGCCCTTCGCAGGTCAGCACCCCTGCCAGTGGTCTGGTCCACTGGTTCGATCCGCCGCCCCCGCAGCGCTCTTGACGTCCTCTCACCTCAGGTCACAGAGTGTGCGCGCACGACGCAAGCCCGGAAAGCGCACAGCTCCAAGAAGGGTTGTCATGACGTCCAAGCAGAGGACCGGAATCGCGGTCGCGTTCACCACTGTCGGCGCGCTGAGTCTCGCGCTGCTCAGTCCCACCGCGCAGGCCGGTGCGGACGGGGTACGGCCCGAATGCCCGCGCGGCCTCGAATGCGACTGGGTCCCGGCGGCCTACCAGCAGACCGGCGACCCGGCCGACAAGGAGACGTACGGCAACTACGACACCGCTGACCGGCCGCACAGCAACAAGATCAAGTTCATCGTCCTCCACGACACCGAGGAGGACTTCGACACCACCCTGGACATCTTCCAGAACCCGCTGAAGCAGACCTCCGCCCACTACGTGGTGCGTTCCGGCGACGGCCACGTCACGCAGATGGTGAAGGGCAAGGACGTCGCCTGGCAGGCCGGGAACTGGTACCTCAACTCCAACTCCATCGGCATCGAGCAGGAGGGCGTCGCCGTGGACGGCGCCAAGTGGTACACCCCCGAGATGTACCGCTCGACCGCCGCACTGGTGCGCTACCTCGCCGCCAAGTACGACATCCCGCTCGACCGCCAGCACATCATCGGCCACGATGGGGTACCGCCCACCAGCGCCGCCGGCACCGCCGGCATGCACTGGGACCCGGGCACCTACTGGGACTGGAACCGCTTCATGGCCCTGCTCGGCAGGCCCACCCTGCCAACAGCCCGCAAGAACAGTGAACTCGTCACCGTCAGTCCGCGGTTCAAGGAGAACAAGCAGGCCTTCCGCGACTGCGAGAAGAACGTGGACCTGCCCGTCCAGGGCTCCAGCGCCGTCCCGCTCCACACGGAGCCCGCCACCGACGCACCCCTCTTCTCCGACCCCGGCCTGCACAAGGACGGCTCGCCCGGCACCAACTGCGCCGCCGACTGGGGCAGCAAGATCAGCGCGACCCAGCAGGCCGTCGTCGCGGGCCACGCGCCCGGCTGGACGGCGATCTGGTGGTACGGCCGGAAGGCCTGGTTCGAGACACCGGCCGGCGCCCGCACCACCACCCCCACCGCGGGCTACGTCGTGCGGCCGAAGGCGGGCCGGGCCGAGGTGCCGGTGTACGGCGTGGCCTACCCGGAGAAGTCCGAGTACCCCGAGGGCTTCGCGGACAAGCGGGTCGGCGCGCCGCTCCAGTACACGATCAAGGCGGGCCAGTCCTACCCGGGCGGCGGCGAGGCCCCCACCGGCTTCTACTACGCCCCGACGATCGACGCCTCGCTCCCGCTGGACCACTCCTTCTTCCGGGGCAAGGAGAAGTACGTGACCGTCCAGATCGGGCACCGCATCGCCTTCGTGAAGGCCGCCGACGTGGACATCGTCCGCGCGCACTGAGAGCGCGTGGATTGAGCGCGCGTCCACTGAGCGCGCCTGTCCGGGGGCGGGCGTGACACAGCGCGCTGCGGGCCCGGTGTGTCGGCACCGGGCCCGCAGCGCGCGTCCCCCGGGAGGGTCAGCGAGTGCCGACCGCGGCTCGTACGGCCCGCCTGGCGAGCGCGCAGTCGTCATGCAGCCTGCGCAGCAGCAGGCGCTGCTCCTCGCCCGAGGAGAGGGCGCCCGGCCGGTCCTGGCCGGCCCGGGGGGCCGCGGTGTCCCGCATGGCCCGCTGCACGGCCGTCTCGTAGGTACGGATCTCCCGCGTCAGTACGAGCATCAGGTTGACGAGGAAGGCGTCCCGCGCCGCCGGGCCCGCGACCTGGGCGAGCTGGCTGATCTGACGCCGGGCCACCGGCGCGTCGCCCAGCACCGTCCACAGCGTCGCCAGGTCGTACCCCGGCAGATACCAGCCGGCGTGCTCCCAGTCGACCAGCACCGGACCGGTGGGCGACAGCAGGATGTTGGAGAGCAGCGCGTCACCGTGACAGAACTGCCCCATCCCCTGACGGCCGCCCGCGTGGGCCAGACCGTGCAGGAGCTTCTGCAGATCGCCCAGGTCGCGATCGGTGAACAGCCCCAGCTCGTGGTAGCGCGAGATGCGCGCCGCGTAGTCCAGCGGGGCCTCGAAGAGGCCGGGCGGCGGCCGCCAGGCGTTGACCCGGCTGACCGCTCCGAGCACCGCCCGCAGGTCGGCCCGCGGTGGCGCCTCCGACGGATGCCTCGTCAGTGCCGCTACCCGGCCGGGCATCCGTTCGATGACCAGGGTGCAGTTCTCCGGGTCCGCCGCGATGAGCCGGGGCACCCGTACCGGCGGGCGGTGCCGGACGAACGCCCGGTATGCCGCTATTTCGTGCCGGAACCGCTCCGACCACGCCGGGGAGTGGTCGAGTAAGCACTTGGCCACCGCGGTCGCCCGTCCGGTGGAACCGACGAGCAGCACCGAACGGCCGCTGCGCCGCAGCACCTGTACCGGGTTGAACTCCGGGCAGATCCGGTGCACCGAGGCGATCGCCATCCTCAGCTGCGCGCCCTGCGGGCCGGACAGGTCCAGTCTTCCGCTGAGCGAGTGGGCGCCCGGCCCTGCCATGCGCCGGGCCCGACCCATGCCGGGCGCCGGAACAGCGGCGCGGGGGTCGAGATACGGTCCGCCGCCCGACCCGAGAGGACGGAGCGGCCGGGGCGGGGCGGACACGGAGGACGATGCTGTGTACATGGGCGAGACAGATCCCTTCGTGCGCCGACAAGTTGCGTGCGCCGCCCCGGCCGGCGGCCGTTCGGCACCCTGGGGAGTACCTAGGGCTGCCGGGCGGGGTGGCGCTTTCCTACCTGACACCGGTGCGAGGGTGGCAGACCATCTGGCGGACCCTGGCGAACCCTGGCGAATAGTCGCAGGGCATCTGACAGGGGGTTACTGTCAACACAGCCGAGAACCTGGGGGCTTGACGTGACCGGAGAACCCAACACCCGTCTGTCGGACCTGTTCGGCCTTGCCGGCTGGTCCAAGGGCGAACTCGCGAGAATGGTGAACAGGCAGGCGGCGGCCATGGGCCACCCCCAGCTCGCCACCGACACCTCGCGGGTGAGACGCTGGATCGACATGGGGGAATCCCCCCGCGATCCCGTTCCCAAAGTGCTGGCAGCCCTGTTCACCGAGCGGCTCGGTCGTGTCGTGACCATCGAGGACCTCGGGTTCGGCCGACGCGGGCGTGTGGGGAAACGGCGAGAGACCGGGACGGAAGACAATCCCGACCAACTCCCCTGGGCGCCCGAGCGGACGGCAGCGGTCCTCACCGAATTCACGGGAATGGACCTCATGCTCAACCGACGCGGCTTGGTGAGCGCGGGCGCCGCGCTCGCCGCCGGCTCCACCATCGCCGGCCCCATGCACGACTGGCTGCACACCGACCCCGTACTGGCGGCCGACGCGCCACGCACCGACGATCCCGTGCACGCGGACCCGGCCGGTTTCGACCGGTACGAGGCCGCGCCCATCGGTTCGCAGGAGATCGAGGCGCTGGAGCGGTCCGTGGAGGTGTTCCGCGCCTGGGACGCCTCCCGGGGCGGCGGTCTCCAGCGCAAGGCCGTGGTGGGCCAGCTCAACGAGGTGGGCGGCATGCTGGCCTACCGCCACCCCGACCATCTGCAGCGCCGCCTCTGGGGCGTCGCTGCCAATCTCGCCGTACTCGCGGGGTGGATGTCGCACGACATCGGCCTCGAACCGACGGCCCAGAAGTACTTCGTCATCGCGGCGCACGCGGCGCGCGAGGGCGGTGACCGCCCGCGCGCGGGCGAGGCCCTGTCCAGGGCGGCCCGCCAGATGTGCCACCTGGGCCGCCCGGACGACGCGCTCGACCTCATGAAGCTCGCCAAGTCCGGCTCGGGCGACATGGTCCTGCCGCGCACCCAGGCCATGCTGCACACCATCGAGGCCTGGGCACAGGCCGCCATGGGCCGGGGCCAGGCCATGCGGCGCACGCTGGGCCTGGCCGAGGAGCTCTTCATCTCGGACAAGGGCGATGTCCCGGCGCCCAGCTGGATGCAGATGTTCGACGAGGCGGATCTGCACGGTATGCAGGCACTCGCGTTCCGCACCCTGGCCGAGCACGAGCCCGCCGCGGCCGTCATCGCCCAGCGGCACGCGAAGCAGGCACTCGAACTGCGGGTCAACGGGCGCCAGCGGTCCAAGATCTTCGACTACATCTCGCTCGCCTCGGCGTGCTTCATCGCCGACGACCCGGAGCAGGCCGACCGCTATGCCCGGCTCGCCCTGGTGACGATGGGGGAGACCTCCTCGCACCGCACCTGGGACCGGCTGCGCGAGATGTACCGGCTCACCGGCCAGTTCGCGGGGTACGCGAAGATCGAGGACCTGCGCGAGGAGATCGAGCGTTCCCTGCCGCAAAGGTCCCTCATCAAGCAGCGGACCAGGAGCTCCGAGATCTGACCCCGGGCGCAGCTCGGTGCGCCCTTGCCGCAATACGCCGTGTGCCGGTGCCTACGCGCCGATGCGGGCGATCAGCACACATGCGTCGTCCAGCCGAGGGCTGCCGCCGAACTCCTCGGCGACGGTGCGTACACAGTCCTGCGCCGAACGGGCCCCGGCGAAACGCGGCGCGAGTTCGAGCAGTGCCTCGGTGCCCGGACGGAGTCCGCCGCGCCCGTCATCGGTCCGGGCCAGGCCGTCGGTGTGGAGCACCAGCACATCGCCGGGCAGCAGGTGAGCCTCGTCCTGCTCGTAGGCGACGCCCGAGGCCGCGCCGAGCAGGACGCCGTCGGGCTGGGGCAGCGGGCGCCCGGTTCCGTCGCGGAACAGCAGCGGCGCGGGGTGCCCGGCCTGCGCCCAGTCCAGGGTGCGGGTCCCGGGGTCGAACCGGCAGCACACCGCGCTGCCGAGGGCGGGCTGGACCGACGTCTCCAGCAGCTGGTTCAGATGGCCCATCAGCGCCCCGGGGTCGATGCCGGCCATCGCCATGCCGCGCAGGGCTCCGAGGATCATTGTCATGGCCGAGGTGGCCTGGATGCCGTGACCGGTCAGATCGCCGACGGTGAGCAGCGTCCTGCCGTCCGGGAGTTCCATGGCGTCGTACCAGCCGCCGCCGATCAGGTCGCTGGACCCGGAAGGGAGGTAGTGGGCCGCGATGTCCAGAACCCCGGGCCCCTGGTCCGGGAGGCGCAGTGAACCCCGCCACGGCGGGAGCACGGCCTGCTGCAGTTCGACCGCGATCCGGTGCTCCGTGCGGTCGATGTGCTGCTGGCGGCGGAGCGAGTCCTGGGTGCGGCGCACCGTCTGCTGGCTGCGCCGCAGCTCGCTCACGTCGCGCAGGACCGCCCACATGGATGCGGTGCAGCCGTCGGCGTCGAGGACGGGTTCGCCCATCATGTGCAGGGTGCGGGTCCCGCCGTCGGGGCGGTTGATCCGGAACTCCCCGTCTATCGGCTTCCCGTCGACCAGGCAGTCCGTCACCAGGGCGGTGAGCGCCGGCTGGTCCTCGGGGAAGAGCACGGTGGGCAGATCGTCCAGGGAGAGGGGTCCGGCCTCCGCGGTCCGGCCGAAGATCTGGAGCAGCTCGTCGGACCAGCTGACCTCGTCCGTCAGCAGATTCCACTCCGCGCTGCCCACCCGGCCGATCAGCGATCCCGGCCGCTCCTCGCTGAGGGGAACCTGCCCCGTTCCCAGCGACAACTCGGCCGCGAGCTGCTCCGCGGCCTCGGGCGGCAGCCCCTCCTTGAGCTGTCCCAGGTGCGCCCCGAGATCGTCCAGGTGATGGACCGCCAGATCGCAGAGCGCGCGCTGCCAGCGCATCTGCGGATCGTCCTCGTCGACCGCCACGGCATCGCGCCGCACCGCGTCCACATCGCCGCGCAGCCGACGCGTCCGGCTGATCAACGCGTCGACGGCATCGCGCTCGGGCGGCTGGGGGGCGGGGCGGTCCGCGGACAGGTGGGACGGCATGACGTACTCCGATACAGGCGCGGTACAACCAGGTCTGAGGGTGGACCGAATACGACTGTCGCACAGCCGGCTGGGGCCCGTAAGCGGTTTGGCAACACTCGATGCGTTCTTGCTTCTGGCATATGCCAGCGGCTGAACGGCGCGGCTGCCTTTCGAACAGCCTTTCTTTTCAAGGCCGTTGAGGCAAGTGATCCGGCGCGCCCAGGCCTTCGGCGCACCCGTTCGTGCCGGCTCCGCGCGGGGCGGGTGCGACGCGCCGGGGCATATGCGGGCCGGAGGCTCCGCGGGGTGGCGAGGCCTCCGGCCGGGTGTCGCGGGCCGCCGGGACGGGCCCGGCCGCCCGCCTCAGCAGACGGCGATGCGGCCGTACGAGCCCACCTTCCACGTCCACTTGAGGGTCTCGCCGGGGAACGTGGTCCAGCACTGCTTGTCGGGTCCGTGGTCGATGACGAGCTTGATGTGCATGTTCCGGCCGCAGTTGTTCGTCGTCCAGGCCGTCTTGTCCTGCTTGACGACCTCGCGCGCCACGCACGCGGGAGCGGTGCCGCCGGCGGCTGCCGCCGGGCCCGCCGCCGTCATCGCGCAGGCGGTGATCATCGCGGTGGCCGCGATGGCGGAAAGGGTGTTCTTCAGGTGCATGGTCACATTCCTCGGGCAGTCGTTCGCTGTGCCGGGCACTGCGGTCAACGATCGTGACGCCCTGGCGTGACGGCTCGCGGGGGAGTGCCGGACCTGCGGCCGGCGGCTTCGGGGTCCGGGCTCGGAGCGGGCGGGAATGCGGCCGGGCGGTGCGGCGTTGGACGGGCAGAACGAAAACGAATCCCGTTACCGTCTTGGTGCGGATTCGGTTCGCGAGCACGGAGGTAACCATGGCCCGAAGTGAGTCCCGTCCCCTCGTCACGCTCCGCTCGACCGCGGGCACGGGGCAGACGTATGTGACGCGCAAGAGTCGTCGCAACAGCCCCGACCGGCTGGTCCTGCGCAAGTACGACCCCGCCGCCGGGGAGCACGTCCTCTTCCGCGAGGAGCGCTGAGTGCGGAGCGGTCCGCCGTGCCCGCGTCCCCGTGCCCGTGCTCCGGATCACAGTCCGGAGGGCGGATTCCCGGGAACGCGAGGCAATGGTTTATCGTTCACCTATATGTGATGGCGCGCTGAGCGCACACACCAAGAACCGCCCCGGCTGGATTCCCCCGATCCGGCCGGGGCTTCCCCTTTTTCCGGAGCTCGGTACTCCCGTCGCGGCTCACCGCCGACGCGGTGCGGCCTCGATCAGCAGCGCCGCCGCCGCGAGGGCGGCCGCCGCCACGGCCCCGGTCTCCGGCCGCTCGCGCACGGCAAGTGCGGCTGCCGCCGCACCCGCCACCACGGCCGCGAGGCGGCCGGCCACCCAGCCGTCGCCCCGCCGCCACGACCCCACGGCCAGCCGGCCGACGAGCGAGGTCAGCGTGCCGGTGAAGTAGTTCGTCGGCGTGGCCCGCAGCCGGCCCTGGACCCCCATCGCGAGCCCCATGAGAGCCAGCAGCCCCAGCCGGTCCGCGCCCGACGTGATCACACCCAGCCCCCACAGCACCGCACCCGCGGCGAGCAGCACCACCTCGGCCGTCAGCATGACCGGCAGCCGCCGCCACACCCGCTCACCGGTCACCGCACCCCAGGCCACCCCGCATCCGTACGAGACGAGCGCGGTGACGACACGCAGCGCCACCCCCTCCTCGCCCGCCCCGGCCGCCGACGCGCCCAGCAGGACCAGGTTCCCCGTCATCACCCCGGCGAAGACCTGGCCCACGCAGATGAACACGAACGCGTCCGCCGCCCCGGACGCCGCCGACAGCAGGAGCAGGGCCGCATGGCCGCGCGACCCGTCCACGGTGTCACGGCCGGCCGGGGCGGAGGGGGCGTCGGTAGTCGGCATGGCGGCATTTTCGCTGCCGCCGGGCCCGGCGGGGCGCGTTGTCCCCGGTGCGGCGCGCCGTGCCATGCCGTTGTGCCTGCGCGGGCGCGCACCCGCGCAGGCACAACGGCGTTCACTCCAGGCCGCGTGCCTGCTTGAACCGGGCCAGCGCGTCGGGCAGCTCCACCACCGGATCCGGATACTCCAGCCGGGCGCGCTCCGCCCCGCGCAGCTTCCACGGCTCGTGCACGGCGGGTCCGGCAACGGAAGCCAGCTCCGGCACCCACCGCCGGACGTAGTCGCCGTCCGGGTCGTAGCGCTTGGCCTGGAGCACCGGGTTGAGCACCCGGTTGGGGCGGCTGTCCGTCCCGGTGCCGGCCATCCACTGCCAGTTCAGCTGGTTGTTGGCGACGTCTCCGTCCACCAGCAGATCCAGGAAGTGCCGGGCGCCGACGCGCCAGTCCACGTACAGGGTCTTGGTCAGGAAGCCCGCCGCGAGCAGCCGTCCTCGGTTGTGCATCCAGCCCTCGTGCCGCAGCTGGCGCATCGCGGCGTCGACCACCGGGTAGCCGGTGTGCCCCTGCCGCCAGGCCTCGGTCTCCTCGGCGGCAGCGGCCCCGGACCGCCAGTGGTCGTGCCGGGTGCGGTAGTCCAGCCGGGCGGCCGCGGGCCTGGCGGCCAGGACCTGGTGATGGAACTCGCGCCAGCACAGCTGCCGGACGAACGCGTCGGCCCCGGCGCCACCTGCCGTACGGGCCCGGTGGATCAGCTCTGCCGGCGAGAGGGTGCCGAAGTGCAGGTGCGGGGAGAGCCGGGACGTGGCGTCGCCCGGCAGGTCGTCGTGGCGGTCCTCGTACGACGCGAGCCCGTGGCGTCGCCAGGCCGTGAACCGCTTGCGGGCCTCCTGCTCACCGCCCTCGGCGAGCCCCGCCGAGACGCCCGGCACACGGGAGCGGACCGGCACGTCCTCGGACCTCGGACCGTCCGGCACCCGGACCGTTCGGGGCGCGCCGAACGGGTCACGCACGCGCTCCCCGGACCAGCGCCTGAAGTACGGGGTGAACACCGCGAAGTGGTCCGAACCCGCGGGGGTCACCGCGCCCGGCGCGACCGCGGTGACCACGCCGTCGTGGACGTGCAGCCGGGCTCCGCCGGACTCCAGGGCCGCCCGCAGCCGCTCCTCGCGGCCATGGGCGTAGGCGCTGACCCCGGCGGCCACGTGGACGTCGCCCGCACCGCTCTCGGAGACGACCCGGCACACCTCGGTGACCACGTCGCCCGAGCGGATCACCAGCCGGCCGCCCCGTTCGCGCAGCCCCTCGTCGAGATCCCGCAGGCAGTCGGCGAGGAACGCGCGGCGGTTCGGGGCGCCGAACCCCGCCGCCTCGATCCCCGTGTCGCGGACGAACAGGGGCACGATCTCGTCCGACGACGCGAGCGCGGCGTGCAACGGCGGATGGTCGTGCAGACGGAGATCGGCGGTGAAGAGGACGACCGCTACGGTCATGGCGCAACTCCTGGTCGGGGGCGTGGATATGCCCCTGTTCCGTCTGCGGGCCCCCGGCGGATGCGCCGGTCACCGGGACAGTGCGCCGCGTTCCTCCGCAGGCGCGGCGGACGCCTGCCCCGTGGCCGCCCGCGCGATGTTGCGGGCCATGCCGCCGAACACGACCGCGTGGAACGGCGACACGCTCCACCAGTACGCGTGACCGAGCAGCCCGCGGGGATGGAACAGCGCCCGCTGCCGGTAGTGCGCCCGGCCCCGGTCGTCCTGTTCCGCGTACATCTCCAGCCAGGCCAGGCCCGGCAGCCGCATCTCCGCGCGCAGCCGCAGCAGATGGCCGGGCTCGATCTCCTCGACGCGCCAGAAGTCCAGGGAGTCGCCCACCCGGAGCCGGTCGGTGTCCCGCCGCCCCCGGCGCAGGCCCACCCCTCCCACCAGCCGGTCGAGCCAGCCGCGCACCGCCCACGCCAGCGGGAACGAGTACCAGCCGTGATCGCCGCCGATGCCCTCGACGACCTTCCACAGGGCCTGCGGCGACGCCTCGACATCGAGTTCCCGCACATCCGTGTACAGGCTGCCACCGGCCCAGTCGGGGTCCGTGGGCAGCGGGTCGCTCGGCACCCCGGGCACCGACGCCGAGGACCACCGGGTGGTGACCTTGGCCTCGCGCACCCGCTGGAGGGCGAGGCGCAGGGCCCGCTCGAACGTGAAGGGCTGCCCCGGCCCGTCGGGCACGTACCGCACGATGTCGTGCTCCTGGCACACGACCTCGTACCGCAGCGACTCCGCGAGCGGCCGTGCGATCGACCTGGGAACGGGGGTGACGAGCCCGATCCAGTGGCTGGACAGCCGGGGCGTCAGCATCGGGACGGGCAGGATCAGCCGGTGCGGGAGGGCCGCGATCTCCGCGTACCGCTGCATCATGTCGCGGTAGGTGATGACGTCCGGGCCCCCGATGTCGAAGGCGCGGTTCACGTCCCGGGGCATCCTGGCGCTGCCGACCAGGTAGCGCAGCACGTCCCGGACCGCGATCGGCTGGATCCGGGTCGACACCCAGCTGGGCGTCACCATGACCGGCAGCCGTTCGGTGAGGTAGCGCAGCATCTCGAACGAGGCCGAACCGGATCCGATGATCACGGCGGCCCGCAGGGCGGTGGTCGGGACCCCGGAATCCAGCAGGATCCTGCCGACCTCGGCGCGCGAACGCAGATGCGGCGAGAGTTCCCCCTCGGGTACGCCCGGCGGCGTGAGTCCGCCGAGGTAGACGATCCGGCCGACGCCCCGCGAAACGGCCGACTCCGCGAAGACCGTGGCCGACCTGCGGTCCGTCTCCTCGAAGTCGGCCCCGGTCGTCAGCGCGTGCACCAGGTAGTAGGCCACGTCGATATCGGCCATGGCCGATGCGACCGAGTCCGCGTCGGTGAC
This window of the Streptomyces sp. 840.1 genome carries:
- a CDS encoding terpene synthase family protein; amino-acid sequence: MAQPFTLPDFYVPYPARLNPHVEEARQHTKGWARAIGMLEGSGIWEEKDLDSHDYALLCAYTHPDCPAEALSLVTDWYVWVFFFDDHFLELFKRTPDRAGGKRYLDRLPAFMPMERGAPTPEPENPVEAGLADLWARTVPAMSDGWRARFAESTRNLLNESLWELANINEGRIANPVEYIEMRRKVGGAPWSAGLVEYAAGAEVPDAVAGERALRVLRDAFSDAVHLRNDLFSYQREVEDEGENSNGVLVLEHFLGCSTQEAAESVNDLLTSRLQQFENTALTELGPLCSESALDPAQTAAVLAYVKGLQDWQSGGHEWHMRSSRYMNGGGAEQATPGFGMAAASIRFTPRSESARLRSHTYLPYQHVGPSLLPDFDLPFGTTLSPHLGGARLRLVDWSSRMGILESQPGVPGSHIWDEERLLAIDLPLCAAGIHPDATPDELDLSSQWLAWGTYGDDWFPVVHGRARDLAGAKVANARLSRFMPLDGTPAPEPVNALERGLGDLWERTAAPMDQSGRRAFRTCIEDMTASWVWELANQAQNRIPDPVDYVEMRRMTFGSDLTMSLCRLGHGRKVPPEIYDSGPLRSLENAAADYAALLNDLFSYQKEIEYEGEVHNGVLVVQNFFGVDYPTGMRLVYDLMKSRLRQFLHVAEHELPVLYADFGLDDEAREILAGYVLELKHWIAGILIWHRGCRRYREEDLRRGTAAPWHLSGPTGPGTSSTRISSLFGQLSGVSV
- a CDS encoding N-acetylmuramoyl-L-alanine amidase, whose product is MTSKQRTGIAVAFTTVGALSLALLSPTAQAGADGVRPECPRGLECDWVPAAYQQTGDPADKETYGNYDTADRPHSNKIKFIVLHDTEEDFDTTLDIFQNPLKQTSAHYVVRSGDGHVTQMVKGKDVAWQAGNWYLNSNSIGIEQEGVAVDGAKWYTPEMYRSTAALVRYLAAKYDIPLDRQHIIGHDGVPPTSAAGTAGMHWDPGTYWDWNRFMALLGRPTLPTARKNSELVTVSPRFKENKQAFRDCEKNVDLPVQGSSAVPLHTEPATDAPLFSDPGLHKDGSPGTNCAADWGSKISATQQAVVAGHAPGWTAIWWYGRKAWFETPAGARTTTPTAGYVVRPKAGRAEVPVYGVAYPEKSEYPEGFADKRVGAPLQYTIKAGQSYPGGGEAPTGFYYAPTIDASLPLDHSFFRGKEKYVTVQIGHRIAFVKAADVDIVRAH
- a CDS encoding aminoglycoside phosphotransferase family protein codes for the protein MYTASSSVSAPPRPLRPLGSGGGPYLDPRAAVPAPGMGRARRMAGPGAHSLSGRLDLSGPQGAQLRMAIASVHRICPEFNPVQVLRRSGRSVLLVGSTGRATAVAKCLLDHSPAWSERFRHEIAAYRAFVRHRPPVRVPRLIAADPENCTLVIERMPGRVAALTRHPSEAPPRADLRAVLGAVSRVNAWRPPPGLFEAPLDYAARISRYHELGLFTDRDLGDLQKLLHGLAHAGGRQGMGQFCHGDALLSNILLSPTGPVLVDWEHAGWYLPGYDLATLWTVLGDAPVARRQISQLAQVAGPAARDAFLVNLMLVLTREIRTYETAVQRAMRDTAAPRAGQDRPGALSSGEEQRLLLRRLHDDCALARRAVRAAVGTR
- a CDS encoding PP2C family protein-serine/threonine phosphatase — encoded protein: MPSHLSADRPAPQPPERDAVDALISRTRRLRGDVDAVRRDAVAVDEDDPQMRWQRALCDLAVHHLDDLGAHLGQLKEGLPPEAAEQLAAELSLGTGQVPLSEERPGSLIGRVGSAEWNLLTDEVSWSDELLQIFGRTAEAGPLSLDDLPTVLFPEDQPALTALVTDCLVDGKPIDGEFRINRPDGGTRTLHMMGEPVLDADGCTASMWAVLRDVSELRRSQQTVRRTQDSLRRQQHIDRTEHRIAVELQQAVLPPWRGSLRLPDQGPGVLDIAAHYLPSGSSDLIGGGWYDAMELPDGRTLLTVGDLTGHGIQATSAMTMILGALRGMAMAGIDPGALMGHLNQLLETSVQPALGSAVCCRFDPGTRTLDWAQAGHPAPLLFRDGTGRPLPQPDGVLLGAASGVAYEQDEAHLLPGDVLVLHTDGLARTDDGRGGLRPGTEALLELAPRFAGARSAQDCVRTVAEEFGGSPRLDDACVLIARIGA